From the genome of Candidatus Eisenbacteria bacterium:
CTCATCTTCCTGGCCTACGGCTTCTCCGACCGGCTGGCCATCGAGCTCGAGGCAGCGATCATCACCGCGACCCTCGAGAAGGCGCCCGACGATCCTTCCAGCATGCCGGAGAAGATCGAGGAATCGGGCCAGGGCGACTGGCAGGTCGAGCTCGACTGGCGAATGCTGCACGAGACCGCGACGCGCCCCGAGCTGTTCAGCTTCTTCGAGCTCACGCCGCCCGCGAACGAGGACGCGCGGCTGATCGGCACGCCCGACTGGGAGTACAAGGCTGGGTTCGGTCTGATCAAGGGACTCTCGTGGGGCACCCTCATCGGGCGGCTGGCTCTTGCTTACAGCGCCGAGGAAGAAGCGCTCGAGGCGGGCGAGTACGCGGTCGAGTACTTGAAGCGCCTGAACTCGCACTGGCGCGTCTACGCCGGCATCGAAGGCGAGCAGGACGAGGTGGAGCTGATCAGCGAGGTGCAGTGGCACTTCTCGCCCCGTGGCTACCTGCGGGTCAATTCAGGGTACGGGCTGACATCGAAGGCGACCGACTGGTCGCCCGACGTGGGCCTGGTGTTCTCGTTCGGGGGACGCTGAGGACGGCGGGGCGGCTGACGACGAATGGTCACTACGGAAAACACCGTAGCGAGGCGATCAGAGTTCGCTCCGGCCTGACATGGCCTCGCAGCTCGCGCTTGAATTCCGGCCCGAACCCCACCCATGTTGAAGGTGTGGCCGTTCACGTGCCGCGGTGGGAGAGACCATCATGATCGTCTACAACCTCGCGCTGTTCGTTCACCTGCTGGGCCTGATCGCCTTCTTCGGCGCCTTCATTCTGCTGCAGAACGCCGGACGCCGGCTGCGCGCCGCCACGACGTGGCAGGAAGCGCGGCCCTGGCTCGATCTCCTGCGGCAGGTCAGCGGCATGCTGATCGGCGGACTGCTGATGATGGGGGCGAGCGGGATCTACATGACGCACAAGCTGTGGAGCTTCAGTGCACCATGGGTCATCTGCGGCATCGCGGCGACGGTGCTGCTCATGATCGTCCATCCGCTCACCGCAGGCCGCAGGCTCGGTGAGCTGCGACGCATGGCGGCCGAGAATCACGGAGTCGTTGGCGCCGACGAGCGGGCGCTGCTCGCCGGTCCTTCGCTGTGGGCGCCGGTCTTCGCCATGAACGGCGCGGCGCTCGGCGTGGTCTGGATCATGGCGAGCAAGCCCGGACTCATGGGGTCGATTCTCTTCCCGCTGGTCCTCGCCGGACTCGGAGCGCTGATCGGAACCCGGCTCCGGGTCTCACGGCCGGCGGAACGCCGCCAAGGATCGGTGGAGCGCTCGTTCGCGCCGCCGCCGATGGCTCGGAGGCGTAGCGCCAGCTGATCGGTCCCTGCGGTAGATTCCCGGCGCCATGGCCTTGTCGCAGAGATGGCTCGCCGCCGCAGGGATCGTCGGCCCCGTGCTCTTCACCTCGCTCGTCCTCGTCCAGGAGCTGCTGCAGCCGGACTACAGCCGGATCGCGATGCCGATCAGCGCACTCGCCGCGTGGCGGCTCGGATGGATCCAGAACTTCAACTTCATCCTGTTCGCCTGGCTGCTCTTTGCCTTCGTGCTCGCGCTCGATCGCGGCGTCGCGCATTGCCCCGGTGGGCGAGCGGGAATCGGTCTGCTGGCGGTGGCGGCCTTCGGAGCTTTCCTGGCCGGCGCGTTTCCATGGACCCGGGTGAACGGCAAGCCGATCGCGACCACCGAGCACATCATGGCCGCGATCATGCACTTCCTCGCCGCCGCGTTCGGGCTCGTGGCCCTTTCACGCCGGCTGGCGCTCGATCCTCGCTTCCAGGACCTGTGGCGTTTCGTCCTGATCAGCGGCATCGCCATGCTCGGCCTCTTCCTGACCTCGTCGACGTTCGCGGTGGGCCCCGGAAGACCTCTCCATGGATGGCATGGCCTGGTGCAACGCGTGACGGTGATCGTCTGGTTCAGCTGCTTGCTGACGCTCGCGTTCCGCCTTCGCCGCCTGGGGAGCGCCGGCATTCCGGGCGGCCGCGCGTGACGTGGTAGCTTCGCGCCGCATGACCGCGAACTCGCATCGGATCACGCGCGGCGCTGACACGGGGCCCCGCGACCCGTGAAGGTCGCCTGCGTCGGCGGCGGACCCGCCGG
Proteins encoded in this window:
- a CDS encoding DUF998 domain-containing protein; the encoded protein is MSQRWLAAAGIVGPVLFTSLVLVQELLQPDYSRIAMPISALAAWRLGWIQNFNFILFAWLLFAFVLALDRGVAHCPGGRAGIGLLAVAAFGAFLAGAFPWTRVNGKPIATTEHIMAAIMHFLAAAFGLVALSRRLALDPRFQDLWRFVLISGIAMLGLFLTSSTFAVGPGRPLHGWHGLVQRVTVIVWFSCLLTLAFRLRRLGSAGIPGGRA